One part of the uncultured Celeribacter sp. genome encodes these proteins:
- a CDS encoding uracil-DNA glycosylase family protein translates to MTLAQDISACRLCADRFAATATRHSPRPVVWFRPGARVLIAGQAPGARVHNSGRPFTDPSGDRLRRWMGIDDETFYDRSRIAIVPMAFCFPGYNAKGADLPPPAICRRSWHDRVMAELGMPDVILAVGAHAIRYHLGVKTPLTEAVQSWRDHAPRVFPLPHPSWRNTGWLKKNPWFETDLLPELRARIEEVL, encoded by the coding sequence ATGACCCTGGCTCAAGATATCTCTGCCTGTCGCCTCTGTGCCGATCGTTTCGCGGCTACGGCCACCCGGCACAGTCCGCGCCCGGTTGTGTGGTTCCGGCCCGGCGCGCGCGTTTTGATCGCCGGTCAGGCGCCCGGTGCCCGGGTTCATAACAGCGGTCGGCCGTTCACGGATCCTTCAGGGGATCGTTTGCGGCGCTGGATGGGGATTGATGACGAAACATTTTACGATCGCAGCCGCATTGCGATTGTGCCGATGGCCTTCTGCTTTCCCGGCTATAATGCAAAGGGTGCGGATTTGCCGCCGCCGGCGATCTGTCGGCGCAGCTGGCATGACCGGGTGATGGCAGAACTCGGGATGCCGGATGTGATTCTGGCGGTTGGGGCGCATGCCATCCGCTATCATCTTGGCGTGAAAACCCCGCTGACTGAGGCGGTGCAGAGCTGGCGCGACCATGCGCCTCGCGTCTTTCCCTTGCCTCACCCGTCTTGGCGCAATACGGGATGGCTGAAGAAAAATCCGTGGTTCGAGACAGATCTGCTGCCCGAACTGCGTGCCCGTATTGAGGAAGTGCTATGA
- a CDS encoding SseB family protein: MSEQTPIDLAHAAMEAAPEDDAARLRFFERVADGEWFLLLEQEHDGEGPISPRVFPVGDDSFVLVFDREQRLAEFAGQAPYVATSGRVLAEMLSGSGLGLGLNLSVASSEMLLPAPAVAWLHETLGNAPTETHGKAEEIYPPHGLPESLIAALDTKLAIAAGLAKLAYLAGVKYEDGVQSHLLVFVDHVPGAEDALAKLVSEALIFSGVEAGALDVAFFRASDPLCAPLARYGLRFDLPDPEPLQTGPSAPGMDPNAPPKLR; encoded by the coding sequence ATGAGTGAACAGACCCCGATTGATCTGGCCCATGCCGCGATGGAGGCCGCGCCCGAAGATGACGCCGCGCGTTTGCGGTTTTTCGAACGGGTGGCCGATGGCGAATGGTTTTTGCTGCTGGAACAGGAACACGATGGCGAAGGACCGATTTCGCCGCGCGTCTTTCCCGTGGGCGACGACAGTTTCGTTCTGGTGTTCGACCGCGAACAACGTCTGGCGGAATTCGCCGGGCAAGCCCCCTATGTCGCGACCTCGGGGCGGGTTCTAGCTGAGATGCTGTCTGGTTCGGGGCTTGGTCTGGGACTGAACCTGTCGGTCGCGTCCTCCGAGATGCTCTTGCCCGCCCCTGCGGTGGCTTGGCTGCATGAGACATTGGGCAATGCGCCGACGGAAACCCATGGCAAGGCTGAAGAGATCTACCCGCCGCATGGCCTGCCCGAATCCCTGATCGCGGCACTGGACACCAAGCTGGCGATTGCTGCCGGGCTGGCCAAGCTCGCCTATCTGGCCGGGGTCAAATACGAAGACGGGGTGCAATCGCATCTTCTGGTCTTTGTCGACCATGTGCCCGGTGCCGAAGACGCGCTGGCCAAACTCGTCTCAGAGGCGCTGATTTTCTCCGGTGTCGAAGCAGGGGCGCTGGACGTTGCCTTTTTCCGGGCGTCCGATCCGCTTTGTGCGCCTTTGGCCCGCTATGGGTTGCGCTTTGATCTCCCGGATCCCGAGCCACTGCAAACGGGTCCCTCTGCACCGGGCATGGACCCGAACGCGCCGCCGAAACTGCGCTGA
- a CDS encoding glyoxylate/hydroxypyruvate reductase A, which produces MLTVLFSAPDRIWPEYRDALPQALQDLGLEATLTREANPSEVDYIVYAPNDSLTDFTPFTRAKAVLSLWAGVEKIVGNTTLTQPLCRMVDDGLALGMRDYVLGHVMRYHLGMDRYIHGLNGDWQHICPPLARDRKVTVLGLGELGKTCAEAISDAGFAVTGWSRRPKEIPGLTCLSGTEGLRDALKSAEILVLLLPDTPETQNTLNAETLALLPEGARIINPGRGTLIEDAALLDALDRGQIGHATLDVFRIEPLPTEHPYWQHPRVTVTPHIAAETRAATASAVIAENIRRGEAGQPFLHCVDRGAGY; this is translated from the coding sequence ATGCTGACTGTGCTGTTTTCCGCCCCGGATCGGATCTGGCCCGAGTATCGCGACGCCCTGCCACAAGCGCTGCAGGATCTGGGGTTGGAGGCGACGTTGACCCGCGAAGCCAACCCTTCCGAGGTCGATTATATCGTCTACGCCCCCAACGACAGCCTGACGGATTTCACCCCCTTCACCCGCGCGAAAGCGGTGCTGAGCCTTTGGGCCGGGGTCGAAAAAATCGTCGGGAATACCACGCTGACACAGCCGCTGTGCCGCATGGTCGATGACGGGCTGGCCCTTGGCATGCGCGACTACGTTCTGGGACATGTGATGCGCTACCATCTGGGCATGGACCGCTACATTCACGGGCTGAACGGGGACTGGCAACACATCTGTCCGCCACTCGCGCGCGATCGCAAGGTGACGGTGCTGGGACTAGGCGAATTGGGCAAGACCTGCGCCGAGGCGATCTCTGATGCGGGATTTGCCGTCACCGGCTGGTCACGCCGCCCCAAGGAGATACCCGGCCTCACCTGCCTCTCCGGGACGGAGGGCCTCAGAGACGCGCTGAAGAGCGCTGAAATCCTTGTTCTGCTGCTGCCGGACACCCCCGAGACACAGAACACGCTGAATGCTGAAACTCTGGCCCTGCTGCCCGAGGGCGCGCGGATCATCAATCCCGGTCGTGGCACGCTGATTGAGGACGCAGCGCTGCTCGACGCGCTGGACCGGGGACAGATTGGCCATGCCACGCTCGATGTCTTTCGCATCGAACCCCTGCCCACCGAGCATCCCTATTGGCAACACCCCCGTGTCACGGTCACCCCGCATATCGCGGCCGAGACACGCGCCGCGACTGCCTCGGCTGTCATCGCAGAGAACATCCGGCGCGGAGAGGCCGGGCAGCCATTCCTGCACTGCGTCGACCGCGGTGCAGGCTACTGA
- the rodA gene encoding rod shape-determining protein RodA, translating into MSYLESNLKTVPTGLSKILYINWALVLLLSAVSAVGFLMLYSNAGGSFQPWAEPQMKRFAMGMVAMLMIGMIPIWFWRNVAGVAYIVSFLLLIFVEFFGEVGMGAQRWIDLGFMRLQPSELMKVALVMFLAAYYDWLDPKKVSRPLWVLIPVILILLPTFLVLKQPDLGTSILLVVGGAIVMFAAGVSWWYFGAVIAMGVGLVTAVFTSRGQPWQLLKDYQYRRIDTFLDPSSDPLGAGYHITQSKIALGSGGWTGRGFMQGTQSRLNFLPEKHTDFIFTTLAEEFGFIGGISLLALYAGIIVFCLISAMNNKDRFGALVTIGIATTFFLFFAVNMSMVMGLAPVVGVPLPLVSYGGSAMLVLLAAFGIVQSAHIHRPRGKR; encoded by the coding sequence ATGAGCTATCTTGAGAGCAACCTCAAAACGGTTCCCACCGGGCTTTCCAAGATCCTCTATATCAACTGGGCGCTGGTCCTGTTGCTCTCAGCGGTGTCCGCCGTAGGTTTCCTAATGCTCTACTCCAACGCCGGCGGGTCGTTCCAGCCTTGGGCCGAGCCGCAGATGAAACGCTTTGCCATGGGCATGGTGGCCATGCTGATGATCGGAATGATTCCGATCTGGTTCTGGCGAAACGTCGCGGGCGTTGCCTATATCGTTTCGTTTCTGTTGCTGATTTTCGTGGAGTTTTTCGGCGAAGTCGGCATGGGTGCGCAACGCTGGATCGACTTAGGTTTCATGCGCCTGCAACCCTCTGAGCTGATGAAAGTCGCGTTGGTCATGTTTCTGGCCGCCTATTACGACTGGCTCGACCCAAAGAAAGTGTCGCGCCCTCTGTGGGTGCTGATCCCGGTGATCCTGATCCTCTTGCCAACTTTTCTGGTCCTGAAGCAGCCGGATCTTGGCACCTCGATCCTGCTGGTCGTGGGCGGGGCCATTGTCATGTTCGCAGCCGGGGTCAGCTGGTGGTACTTCGGGGCGGTCATTGCCATGGGCGTGGGACTTGTCACTGCGGTCTTCACCTCGCGCGGCCAACCCTGGCAGTTACTCAAGGACTATCAATATCGCCGCATCGACACATTTCTGGACCCCTCTTCCGATCCGCTGGGTGCAGGCTATCACATCACCCAATCCAAGATCGCGCTGGGATCTGGTGGCTGGACCGGACGCGGGTTCATGCAGGGGACACAATCCCGCCTGAACTTCCTGCCCGAGAAACACACGGACTTCATCTTCACCACCCTGGCCGAAGAGTTCGGCTTTATCGGCGGGATTTCCCTGTTGGCGCTCTATGCCGGGATCATCGTCTTTTGCCTGATCTCAGCGATGAACAACAAGGATCGCTTCGGAGCCCTTGTGACCATCGGCATTGCGACCACCTTCTTCCTGTTTTTCGCCGTCAACATGTCCATGGTGATGGGCCTCGCCCCCGTTGTGGGCGTCCCCTTGCCGCTGGTGTCTTATGGTGGCTCGGCCATGCTGGTGCTGCTGGCCGCCTTCGGCATCGTGCAATCGGCCCATATTCACCGCCCACGCGGCAAACGCTGA
- the mrdA gene encoding penicillin-binding protein 2, with translation MRRAQMESAAASRKISRRALFLGGSQLAFMGILGLRMRYMQVDQADQFRLLAEENRVKIRLLPPARGLIYDRNGTLIAENEQTFRIVIRKEDSAELDQVLSELEDLIGLPPEEQERVRNELRKAGPSAPVTIADRLSWEAFSAVATNGPALPGVTPEVGLSRHYPLHDDFAHLVGYVGPVSDYDLSKMDDIDPLYRIPKFQLGKSGVESQLEEVLRGKAGTLRVEQNAHGRIIRELDRQEGTPGANLQLTLDQKMQNFVQARLAGESASAVILDVETGDILAAGSTPAFDPNLFVRGISVAAYNALLNNDHRPLPSKSVQGAYPPGSTFKLVTALAALEAGVVTPDETVRCLGHVEVGGRRFHCWKRVGHGNVNLVGSLQHSCDVYYYEMAQRAGIENIAAMGRKLGLGATYDLPLPGMNSGLMPDKQWKLEKRGADWVVGDSLNASIGQGFVLATPLQLAVMTARVATNRAILPRLLKSIDGVEQDIKGGEPLGLNENSLRAVRQGMFSVVNSARGTARASRIADDTLRMAGKTGTSQVRSTVVNNKNVPWEERDHALFVSYAPYESPRYAVSVIVEHGGGGSAVAAPIARDLMLYALHGAVPPLSAYPSSQRETIRQRFEALPLRKQGAQDDERSRA, from the coding sequence ATGAGACGGGCACAGATGGAAAGCGCGGCTGCCTCGCGCAAGATTTCCCGCCGCGCACTGTTTCTGGGCGGCAGCCAATTGGCCTTTATGGGCATTCTCGGGCTGCGCATGCGCTACATGCAGGTCGATCAGGCGGATCAATTCCGCCTGCTGGCCGAAGAAAACCGCGTCAAGATCCGCCTGCTGCCACCGGCACGCGGTCTGATCTACGATCGCAACGGCACCCTCATCGCCGAAAATGAACAGACTTTCCGCATCGTGATCCGCAAGGAAGATTCCGCCGAGCTGGATCAGGTGCTGTCAGAACTGGAAGATCTGATTGGCCTGCCGCCCGAGGAACAGGAGCGCGTGCGCAACGAGCTGCGCAAAGCAGGCCCCTCGGCCCCCGTCACCATCGCCGACCGGCTCTCCTGGGAAGCTTTCTCTGCCGTGGCCACCAATGGTCCCGCCCTGCCCGGCGTCACCCCAGAAGTGGGCCTGTCCCGGCACTATCCGTTGCACGACGATTTTGCCCATCTGGTGGGCTATGTCGGCCCGGTTTCGGACTATGACTTGTCCAAGATGGATGACATCGATCCTCTCTATCGCATTCCCAAATTCCAGTTGGGAAAATCCGGCGTGGAAAGCCAACTCGAAGAGGTTCTCCGCGGCAAAGCAGGAACCCTGCGGGTCGAACAGAATGCCCACGGGCGCATCATTCGTGAACTCGATCGCCAGGAAGGAACCCCCGGCGCGAACCTGCAACTGACGCTCGATCAGAAAATGCAGAATTTCGTGCAGGCCCGTCTGGCGGGCGAAAGCGCCTCTGCCGTCATTCTCGACGTGGAAACTGGCGACATTCTGGCTGCGGGTTCCACCCCTGCCTTTGACCCGAATCTCTTCGTGCGCGGCATTTCGGTCGCCGCCTACAACGCGCTTTTGAACAACGATCACCGCCCGCTGCCGTCGAAATCCGTACAGGGGGCCTACCCGCCAGGGTCGACCTTCAAACTGGTCACGGCTCTTGCAGCACTTGAGGCCGGCGTCGTGACGCCCGATGAAACCGTGCGCTGCCTTGGCCATGTCGAAGTCGGCGGACGTCGGTTCCACTGCTGGAAGCGCGTCGGACATGGCAATGTGAATCTGGTTGGCTCGCTGCAGCACTCCTGCGACGTTTATTATTACGAGATGGCCCAGCGCGCCGGGATCGAAAACATCGCGGCAATGGGGCGCAAGCTGGGGCTGGGTGCCACCTACGATCTGCCGCTGCCGGGGATGAATTCGGGGCTGATGCCTGACAAGCAGTGGAAACTGGAAAAACGCGGCGCCGACTGGGTCGTTGGCGACAGCCTCAACGCCTCGATCGGACAGGGGTTTGTTCTGGCAACGCCTTTGCAACTGGCGGTGATGACCGCCCGCGTGGCCACAAACCGCGCAATCCTGCCGCGCCTGCTGAAATCGATCGACGGTGTCGAACAAGACATCAAGGGCGGCGAACCTTTGGGATTGAACGAAAACAGCCTGCGTGCCGTCCGTCAGGGTATGTTCAGCGTGGTCAATTCGGCTCGAGGCACTGCGCGGGCCTCGCGCATTGCCGATGACACCCTGCGGATGGCAGGGAAAACCGGCACATCGCAGGTGCGTTCGACAGTGGTGAACAACAAGAACGTGCCATGGGAGGAACGCGACCATGCGCTGTTCGTCTCCTATGCGCCCTACGAAAGCCCCCGCTATGCCGTGTCGGTAATCGTGGAACACGGCGGCGGCGGGTCTGCAGTTGCCGCGCCGATCGCCCGCGACCTGATGCTCTACGCCCTGCACGGCGCGGTGCCGCCCCTGTCTGCCTACCCCAGCTCTCAGCGCGAAACCATCCGCCAGCGCTTTGAGGCGCTGCCCCTGCGCAAACAAGGCGCGCAGGACGATGAGAGGAGCCGGGCATGA
- a CDS encoding rod shape-determining protein MreD, with product MVDPRTVRLWAYRAGFLVLSALSFFLYLLPLQVGTGHWPGPDVPLAFAFAWVLRRPDYIPVLIFAVVMLLADFIFLRPPGLWTALTLVGLEFLRRREPTSRDMPFVVEWAMVAAVMLAIALLNRIALTLFMVDQAPLGLSILGQISTLIAYPFVVLFSRTILRIEKVTPTEADEIRYAR from the coding sequence ATGGTTGACCCCCGCACAGTCCGCCTCTGGGCCTATCGTGCTGGTTTTCTCGTGCTGTCAGCGCTGTCTTTTTTCCTCTACCTTCTGCCGCTTCAGGTCGGAACAGGCCATTGGCCGGGTCCCGACGTGCCGCTGGCCTTTGCTTTTGCATGGGTGCTGCGGCGGCCTGATTACATCCCGGTTCTGATTTTCGCCGTTGTGATGCTGCTGGCGGATTTTATCTTTCTGCGCCCGCCCGGTCTCTGGACTGCTCTGACCCTCGTCGGGTTGGAATTTCTGCGCCGCCGGGAACCGACCTCGCGAGACATGCCCTTTGTCGTCGAATGGGCCATGGTCGCGGCGGTGATGCTGGCGATTGCCCTGTTGAACCGGATCGCTCTGACGCTGTTCATGGTCGATCAGGCGCCCTTGGGGCTGTCGATCCTCGGGCAGATCTCAACACTGATCGCCTATCCCTTTGTCGTGCTCTTTTCCCGGACCATATTGCGGATAGAAAAAGTCACCCCCACTGAAGCAGACGAAATAAGGTACGCAAGATGA
- the mreC gene encoding rod shape-determining protein MreC, with amino-acid sequence MARNKGNSADYVRPIRRLLVGVLVLCLIGLFIFWRIDSPRVERFRAQLVDRFVPSFEWALLPVTKTIGMIENFQSYQRLYEQNQELRNELRQMQAWKEAALQLEQKNAKLLDLNNVRIDPRYTFITGQVMADSGSPFRQSVLLNVGARDGIRDGWATMDGIGLVGRISGVGRNTARVILLTDSNSRLPVTIQPSGQRAILSGDNSGRPPLDFIESPELVRPGDRVVSSGDGGVFPPDILIGQVAMGPDRRLRVILSADYERLDYLRVLRTHGHEQIAEPGGLILTEEPLNAFEDTSKEAPDTETTARPEASDG; translated from the coding sequence GTGGCCAGAAACAAGGGCAACTCAGCAGACTATGTGCGTCCGATCCGGCGATTGCTGGTCGGCGTTCTGGTGTTGTGCCTGATCGGCCTGTTCATCTTCTGGCGCATCGACAGCCCCCGGGTTGAACGGTTCCGAGCACAGCTGGTCGATCGCTTCGTGCCATCGTTCGAATGGGCGCTCTTGCCGGTGACCAAGACCATCGGCATGATCGAAAACTTCCAGAGTTATCAGCGACTTTACGAACAAAACCAGGAATTGCGCAACGAGCTGCGCCAAATGCAGGCTTGGAAGGAAGCCGCCCTGCAACTGGAACAGAAGAACGCCAAACTTCTGGACCTGAACAATGTCCGCATTGATCCGCGCTACACCTTCATCACCGGGCAGGTCATGGCCGACAGCGGATCGCCGTTCCGGCAATCCGTGCTGCTCAACGTGGGAGCCCGCGACGGCATTCGCGACGGCTGGGCCACGATGGACGGGATCGGCCTTGTCGGTCGGATTTCGGGCGTCGGACGCAACACCGCCCGGGTGATTCTGCTCACCGACAGCAACTCCCGCCTGCCCGTGACCATTCAGCCGTCGGGGCAGCGCGCGATCCTGTCGGGTGACAACTCCGGTCGTCCGCCGCTGGACTTCATCGAAAGCCCGGAGCTGGTGCGCCCCGGCGACCGCGTGGTGTCCTCCGGCGACGGCGGCGTATTCCCTCCCGACATTCTGATCGGTCAGGTCGCCATGGGTCCGGACCGGCGACTGCGGGTGATCCTTTCGGCCGATTATGAGCGCCTTGATTACCTGCGCGTGCTGCGCACCCATGGACATGAGCAGATCGCCGAACCCGGAGGGCTGATCCTGACTGAAGAGCCGCTCAACGCCTTTGAAGACACCTCCAAGGAGGCACCGGACACAGAGACGACAGCCCGCCCGGAGGCCAGCGATGGTTGA